The following proteins come from a genomic window of Sebastes fasciatus isolate fSebFas1 chromosome 6, fSebFas1.pri, whole genome shotgun sequence:
- the lipg gene encoding endothelial lipase isoform X1 encodes MNHKALLLWIFLQCAAALFSSAVGENAVLKDSGSDELPTDSKALYGAVKYNMRKSLDMDHEGCYLQAGKRECLEECGFNATAKTIFIIHGWTMSGMFESWMHKLVSAVMQRESEANVVVVDWISMAQQLYPDAVNHTHNVGLDIAGLLNWLQDEQQLPLANVHLIGYSLGAHVAGYAGRFARGTIGRITGLDPAGPMFEGVEEQKRLSPDDADFVDVLHTYTREALGVSIGIQQPIGDIDIYPNGGDVQPGCALGDVLAVAGNFMEVMKCEHERAVHLFVDSLMSKDHMSFAYQCTGPDRFKKGICLSCRKNRCNNIGYNTRKMRKRRNSKMYLKTNADTPFGGYHYQMKMHVFNRKQADNADPTFHVQLYGAHSDTANIFVDVHDEIIGLNLTNTFLVFTEKDIGDLLKIRLSWEGDSESWNSVWKNLKKSFWSWNAKPPKPVLEVRRIRVKAGETQKKFTFCTQDAAKTEISPGDSITFSKCRDGWEVKPRKRLPM; translated from the exons ATGAATCATAAAGCCCTTTTGCTGTGGATTTTCCTACAGTGTGCTGCTGCGCTTTTCTCATCTGCTGTTGGAGAAAACGCTGTTCTTAAAG ACAGTGGATCGGATGAGCTGCCAACTGACAGCAAGGCTCTCTATGGCGCCGTCAAGTACAACATGAGGAAGAGTTTAGACATGGACCATGAGGGTTGCTACCTGCAGGCTGGCAAGAGAGAGTGTCTAGAGGAGTGTGGCTTCAACGCCACAGCCAAGACCATCTTCATCATCCACGGCTGGACG ATGAGCGGGATGTTCGAAAGCTGGATGCACAAGCTGGTCTCTGCAGTGATGCAGCGGGAAAGTGAGGCCAATGTTGTGGTCGTTGATTGGATATCTATGGCTCAGCAGCTGTACCCCGACGCGGTCAACCACACCCACAACGTCGGCCTCGACATCGCCGGCTTGCTCAACTGGCTTCAG GACGAGCAGCAGCTGCCTCTGGCGAACGTGCACCTGATTGGCTACAGCTTAGGCGCTCACGTAGCCGGCTACGCGGGGAGGTTTGCGCGAGGGACCATCGGCAGAATCACCG GTCTAGACCCAGCAGGACCGATGTTTGAGGGTGTAGAAGAACAGAAGCGCCTCTCCCCAGATGATGCCGACTTTGTGGACGTTCTGCACACATACACTCGAGAGGCTCTGGGTGTGAGCATCGGGATCCAGCAGCCAATTGGGGATATCGACATCTACCCCAACGGTGGTGATGTGCAGCCCGGCTGTGCTCTGGGTGACGTGCTGGCAGTGGCTGGAA ATTTCATGGAGGTGATGAAGTGCGAGCACGAGCGCGCCGTGCACTTGTTTGTGGACTCCTTGATGAGCAAGGACCACATGAGCTTTGCCTACCAGTGCACCGGCCCCGACCGCTTCAAGAAAGGCATCTGCCTCAGCTGCCGCAAGAACCGCTGCAACAACATCGGCTACAACACCAGAAAGATGCGCAAAAGGCGCAACAGCAAAATGTATCTGAAGACAAACGCTGACACTCCCTTCGGAG gcTACCACTACCAGATGAAGATGCACGTGTTCAACAGAAAACAGGCAGACAATGCAGATCCCACCTTCCATGTCCAGCTGTACGGAGCCCATTCAGACacagcaaacatatttgtcGATGT CCACGACGAGATCATCGGTCTGAACCTGACCAACACCTTCTTGGTGTTCACTGAGAAGGATATTGGTGACCTGCTGAAGATCCGTCTGAGCTGGGAAGGAGATTCTGAATCCTGGAACTCCGTCTGGAAGAACCTCAAGAAGAGTTTCTGGTCCTGGAACGCCAAGCCTCCCAAACCTGTACTGGAAGTCCGGCGGATTCGTGTGAAAGCTGGGGAAACGCAGAAGAA gTTTACGTTCTGTACCCAAGATGCTGCTAAAACCGAAATTTCACCGGGGGACTCCATAACTTTCTCGAAATGTCGTGATGGCTGGGAAGTGAAGCCAAGAAAACG GCTGCCCATGTAA
- the lipg gene encoding endothelial lipase isoform X2 — MKSNKLGGGDILALRLRSDSGSDELPTDSKALYGAVKYNMRKSLDMDHEGCYLQAGKRECLEECGFNATAKTIFIIHGWTMSGMFESWMHKLVSAVMQRESEANVVVVDWISMAQQLYPDAVNHTHNVGLDIAGLLNWLQDEQQLPLANVHLIGYSLGAHVAGYAGRFARGTIGRITGLDPAGPMFEGVEEQKRLSPDDADFVDVLHTYTREALGVSIGIQQPIGDIDIYPNGGDVQPGCALGDVLAVAGNFMEVMKCEHERAVHLFVDSLMSKDHMSFAYQCTGPDRFKKGICLSCRKNRCNNIGYNTRKMRKRRNSKMYLKTNADTPFGGYHYQMKMHVFNRKQADNADPTFHVQLYGAHSDTANIFVDVHDEIIGLNLTNTFLVFTEKDIGDLLKIRLSWEGDSESWNSVWKNLKKSFWSWNAKPPKPVLEVRRIRVKAGETQKKFTFCTQDAAKTEISPGDSITFSKCRDGWEVKPRKRLPM; from the exons ATGAAATCAAATAAACTGGGCGGCGGTGACATTTTGGCTCTGCGCCTGCGCTCCG ACAGTGGATCGGATGAGCTGCCAACTGACAGCAAGGCTCTCTATGGCGCCGTCAAGTACAACATGAGGAAGAGTTTAGACATGGACCATGAGGGTTGCTACCTGCAGGCTGGCAAGAGAGAGTGTCTAGAGGAGTGTGGCTTCAACGCCACAGCCAAGACCATCTTCATCATCCACGGCTGGACG ATGAGCGGGATGTTCGAAAGCTGGATGCACAAGCTGGTCTCTGCAGTGATGCAGCGGGAAAGTGAGGCCAATGTTGTGGTCGTTGATTGGATATCTATGGCTCAGCAGCTGTACCCCGACGCGGTCAACCACACCCACAACGTCGGCCTCGACATCGCCGGCTTGCTCAACTGGCTTCAG GACGAGCAGCAGCTGCCTCTGGCGAACGTGCACCTGATTGGCTACAGCTTAGGCGCTCACGTAGCCGGCTACGCGGGGAGGTTTGCGCGAGGGACCATCGGCAGAATCACCG GTCTAGACCCAGCAGGACCGATGTTTGAGGGTGTAGAAGAACAGAAGCGCCTCTCCCCAGATGATGCCGACTTTGTGGACGTTCTGCACACATACACTCGAGAGGCTCTGGGTGTGAGCATCGGGATCCAGCAGCCAATTGGGGATATCGACATCTACCCCAACGGTGGTGATGTGCAGCCCGGCTGTGCTCTGGGTGACGTGCTGGCAGTGGCTGGAA ATTTCATGGAGGTGATGAAGTGCGAGCACGAGCGCGCCGTGCACTTGTTTGTGGACTCCTTGATGAGCAAGGACCACATGAGCTTTGCCTACCAGTGCACCGGCCCCGACCGCTTCAAGAAAGGCATCTGCCTCAGCTGCCGCAAGAACCGCTGCAACAACATCGGCTACAACACCAGAAAGATGCGCAAAAGGCGCAACAGCAAAATGTATCTGAAGACAAACGCTGACACTCCCTTCGGAG gcTACCACTACCAGATGAAGATGCACGTGTTCAACAGAAAACAGGCAGACAATGCAGATCCCACCTTCCATGTCCAGCTGTACGGAGCCCATTCAGACacagcaaacatatttgtcGATGT CCACGACGAGATCATCGGTCTGAACCTGACCAACACCTTCTTGGTGTTCACTGAGAAGGATATTGGTGACCTGCTGAAGATCCGTCTGAGCTGGGAAGGAGATTCTGAATCCTGGAACTCCGTCTGGAAGAACCTCAAGAAGAGTTTCTGGTCCTGGAACGCCAAGCCTCCCAAACCTGTACTGGAAGTCCGGCGGATTCGTGTGAAAGCTGGGGAAACGCAGAAGAA gTTTACGTTCTGTACCCAAGATGCTGCTAAAACCGAAATTTCACCGGGGGACTCCATAACTTTCTCGAAATGTCGTGATGGCTGGGAAGTGAAGCCAAGAAAACG GCTGCCCATGTAA